The following coding sequences are from one Paenibacillus sp. JDR-2 window:
- a CDS encoding polysaccharide deacetylase family protein, which yields MLQLLLWAFYFLSLYAFIPALISRVFGFRVFKKGHVASEIALTFDDGPDPEYTPQLLDLLARYKAKATFFVVGSHAEKHPEILRRMHEEGHIIAIHNYVHKTNWFMRPKTVRSQIDRTSDVIREAVGIRSAFYRPPWGIVNVFDFMNRNKMQIILWSAIFGDWNVKLGAERLKQKMMKKMRPGEVLLLHDCGRTPGADPTAPANMLIALKAYMDEATKRGFRFVGIAEMMKLSDKTPKRSVIKNAMVGAWLLYEKLYHVVFRLKTVGGEDAVFHYRVIKYHGEPVKLADNGYLKNGDKIVELHFDNKMLSSISLQSSSPLSTGIRLLREMEQALPALARTLAKDPDVEGVRAIYGVTMIHRGADRLGFQVEPLPDGMFARATRIYLKILTSVLTNKQRNARGKAKRDSIKPHMLLMPLEQLLMFAVNGAHASTTKGVKPHQEVAAAKSAPSLENSDASEMDSNPSVI from the coding sequence ATGTTACAATTGCTGCTTTGGGCATTTTACTTCTTGTCCTTGTATGCCTTTATCCCTGCGCTAATCAGCCGTGTTTTCGGATTCCGTGTATTCAAGAAAGGCCATGTTGCAAGCGAGATCGCTTTAACCTTCGATGATGGTCCAGATCCTGAATATACGCCCCAGCTGCTTGATCTGCTTGCCCGTTATAAGGCGAAAGCCACTTTTTTTGTAGTAGGCTCACATGCAGAGAAGCATCCGGAAATACTGCGGAGAATGCATGAGGAAGGTCATATAATCGCTATTCATAATTATGTTCATAAGACCAACTGGTTTATGAGGCCAAAGACGGTCCGCAGTCAGATCGATCGTACCTCAGACGTAATACGGGAGGCCGTCGGAATCCGTTCCGCTTTTTATCGGCCGCCATGGGGGATTGTTAACGTATTTGATTTCATGAACCGCAATAAGATGCAAATCATATTGTGGTCGGCTATTTTCGGGGATTGGAACGTTAAGCTTGGCGCCGAGCGTCTTAAGCAGAAAATGATGAAGAAGATGCGTCCCGGAGAGGTACTGCTGCTTCATGATTGCGGCCGTACGCCAGGCGCGGATCCAACAGCACCGGCGAATATGCTGATTGCCCTTAAAGCTTATATGGACGAAGCGACGAAGCGGGGCTTTCGGTTTGTCGGCATAGCGGAGATGATGAAATTGTCAGACAAAACGCCTAAACGTTCCGTGATAAAGAACGCAATGGTTGGAGCATGGCTCCTCTACGAGAAGCTGTACCACGTTGTTTTCCGGCTGAAAACGGTGGGGGGCGAGGATGCGGTATTCCATTACCGTGTTATCAAGTACCACGGGGAGCCCGTTAAGCTGGCGGATAACGGGTACTTAAAGAACGGAGACAAAATTGTAGAGCTGCACTTCGACAACAAGATGCTGTCTTCGATTTCTTTGCAGTCGAGCTCGCCATTATCCACTGGTATTCGGCTGCTCCGGGAGATGGAACAGGCATTGCCGGCTCTGGCGAGAACGCTTGCTAAAGATCCGGATGTAGAGGGAGTACGCGCGATTTATGGCGTGACCATGATCCATCGCGGCGCGGACCGGTTGGGGTTCCAGGTGGAGCCGCTGCCGGATGGTATGTTCGCGCGTGCAACACGGATATACTTGAAGATCCTTACTAGCGTTCTTACCAATAAGCAGCGAAATGCAAGAGGTAAAGCAAAGCGGGATTCCATCAAGCCTCATATGCTGCTGATGCCGCTGGAGCAGCTTCTGATGTTCGCCGTAAACGGCGCACATGCTTCCACGACGAAAGGCGTTAAGCCTCATCAGGAAGTGGCTGCGGCGAAGTCGGCACCTTCCCTTGAAAATTCGGATGCTTCCGAAATGGACAGCAACCCGTCAGTTATCTAA
- a CDS encoding AI-2E family transporter, which yields MHSPSPLRPGIFDVLPLLGVSTLFIPWIIYLFLVGQTTLAVWLSVLLIAVVLTRHIVEPKITGDTLGVSAFTMLSCMIVSLHLFGVAGVILSPIIIILIKALYEQGFFHRWIRTPQGEFDVHPFPAAAEEETDGKQPSTGV from the coding sequence ATGCATTCGCCATCTCCTTTACGGCCGGGGATTTTCGACGTATTGCCGCTTCTTGGCGTAAGTACGCTGTTTATTCCTTGGATCATTTATTTGTTCCTGGTTGGCCAAACCACGCTTGCCGTTTGGCTGTCCGTTCTCTTGATCGCTGTAGTTCTGACGCGCCATATCGTAGAGCCCAAAATTACGGGCGATACGCTTGGCGTATCCGCCTTCACGATGCTATCCTGCATGATCGTATCGCTGCATTTGTTTGGCGTAGCAGGCGTAATTCTATCGCCAATCATCATTATTCTGATCAAAGCGCTGTACGAGCAAGGCTTCTTCCACCGCTGGATCCGCACGCCGCAAGGCGAGTTTGACGTCCATCCGTTCCCGGCTGCCGCAGAGGAAGAAACCGATGGCAAGCAGCCTTCAACGGGAGTATAA
- a CDS encoding peptidoglycan D,D-transpeptidase FtsI family protein has protein sequence MKRRIAVIGLLFVFILSGFIARLAWLQLTPGYGHKNAAAAMSRTSWKRMSVMQRERNLVLDSGRGDFVDRYNRPITGETYYTLALFPVNMKFGDSEAEKKWHQNVQQLAAMLNVTERQLVSWWQELREPSFWHSGKEKLPYRLSDKQLQKLALLHLNGVRALPYRNRYLTAFAAKQALGYISQHPEHLELAYAKELESGKRKINELIGGSGLEKSLDDLLHGAGATSVSYFTDGNKGPLLGLNYRVTGPGNPYYPLQVQTTLDLELQNRLEAYIDAKPLREGAVVVLDAKNGDIVAMISRPQMEPLQLDNEKEWANHAIQAAVPGSIFKLVTEAAALEAGVTNEKERFTCNGEYGKYGLSCWKEGGHGTLSLQEGLAQSCNIVFATIAERLSAQQLQRTAAALGIGKQAGWHSERAFGPFRHPLRLLGEEEAGRLFPAVAGVKTDGGVMAQSAIGQRDVLMTPLQAANLVVTLLGHGRVMEPRLVREIRYANGQRMVTMPAKSAPAADGRIRPATARKLLRGMEAVVDHGTGRSIRQGLWAVAGKSGTAEITRAGAPRVNQWFTGYGPAQKPRYAVAVLAENRPPDSRNQATELFRGVMDILALYSR, from the coding sequence ATGAAAAGACGTATTGCTGTAATCGGGTTATTATTTGTCTTTATTTTGTCCGGGTTTATTGCGAGGCTTGCCTGGTTACAGCTGACGCCCGGCTACGGGCATAAGAACGCAGCCGCTGCGATGAGCCGGACCAGCTGGAAGCGGATGTCGGTTATGCAGCGCGAACGTAATCTTGTGCTGGATTCCGGCCGGGGAGATTTCGTAGACCGGTATAACAGGCCAATTACGGGGGAGACGTATTATACGCTTGCCTTATTTCCCGTGAATATGAAGTTCGGGGATTCTGAAGCGGAGAAAAAGTGGCATCAGAATGTGCAGCAGCTTGCCGCGATGCTGAATGTAACCGAAAGACAGCTCGTAAGCTGGTGGCAGGAGCTGCGGGAGCCGTCCTTCTGGCATAGCGGGAAAGAGAAGCTTCCTTACCGTTTATCGGACAAGCAGCTGCAGAAGCTGGCTTTGCTTCATTTGAACGGTGTACGGGCTTTGCCATACCGGAACCGGTATTTAACCGCATTTGCCGCTAAGCAGGCGCTCGGATATATCAGCCAGCATCCGGAGCATTTAGAGCTGGCGTATGCGAAGGAGCTTGAATCAGGCAAACGGAAAATTAATGAGTTGATAGGCGGTTCGGGTCTTGAAAAGTCTCTGGATGATCTCCTGCATGGTGCCGGCGCTACCTCCGTCTCTTATTTTACAGACGGCAACAAGGGGCCGTTGCTAGGTTTGAATTACCGCGTTACGGGGCCGGGGAATCCGTATTATCCGCTTCAGGTTCAGACCACGCTTGATCTTGAACTGCAGAACAGGCTTGAAGCTTATATCGATGCCAAACCGCTAAGGGAAGGGGCGGTTGTTGTTCTGGATGCGAAGAACGGAGATATTGTGGCGATGATCTCCAGGCCGCAGATGGAGCCGCTGCAGCTGGATAACGAGAAGGAGTGGGCCAATCATGCGATTCAGGCGGCCGTGCCCGGCTCAATCTTTAAGCTGGTTACCGAAGCCGCTGCTCTGGAAGCGGGAGTGACGAACGAAAAGGAGCGTTTTACTTGCAACGGGGAATACGGCAAATACGGCTTGTCCTGCTGGAAAGAGGGCGGGCATGGCACGCTTTCGCTGCAGGAGGGACTCGCCCAATCATGCAACATCGTATTTGCGACCATTGCGGAGCGGTTAAGCGCGCAGCAGCTGCAGCGAACGGCAGCTGCATTAGGGATCGGGAAGCAGGCCGGCTGGCATTCGGAACGGGCCTTTGGACCGTTCCGCCATCCGCTACGGCTGCTTGGCGAAGAGGAAGCCGGGCGGTTATTCCCGGCTGTGGCCGGCGTAAAGACGGATGGCGGCGTAATGGCGCAATCCGCCATTGGGCAGCGTGATGTATTGATGACGCCGCTTCAGGCGGCGAATCTGGTCGTCACGCTGCTGGGCCACGGGCGCGTGATGGAGCCGCGCCTCGTACGGGAAATCCGCTATGCCAACGGCCAGCGGATGGTGACCATGCCCGCGAAGAGCGCTCCTGCGGCGGATGGCCGGATTCGTCCGGCCACCGCGCGTAAGCTGCTTCGCGGCATGGAGGCGGTTGTCGACCATGGAACAGGCCGGTCGATCCGCCAAGGGCTGTGGGCGGTAGCCGGCAAATCCGGCACCGCCGAAATAACAAGGGCCGGAGCGCCTCGCGTGAACCAATGGTTCACGGGATACGGTCCGGCCCAGAAGCCCCGTTATGCGGTTGCGGTGCTGGCGGAGAATCGTCCGCCTGACAGCAGGAACCAGGCAACGGAGCTTTTTCGCGGCGTGATGGATATTCTCGCCTTATACTCCCGTTGA
- a CDS encoding methyl-accepting chemotaxis protein, which produces MKKTDKPKKVKEKPQNMKAQSKAQAVTAQTTKQVTQTFTSIFSNPLKSVGTKLFLIIFVSIIACVLVVGQMAYSKTKTIVEDKVSSASFETIVQASANLDIILKTYEDLSMQIMIDKEFHKLVSTLEDSTEAFDLFEAQKDLGERLQNAVMSNKAVIGAYLLPLDDKLPTITYGTASVAVAPDLMKSDWFEKTKTSKGGVNWIETQPTGFGTKDKLPSIGLSRQMNNTTTNAASYILLIELNLEDIQEKYEDISLGEGSKIYLVDSDNKYISAPDNSLIGKGNVVKLNIDEEGSLKEKSTEGEEVLSVFKTLDTAGWRLVGTIPVNELVKDAGVINKMTWLIALVAMFIAIAIGMLVIRTIAMPLMAMRNLMNEGERGNLTVRSNITKRKDEIGQLGESFNKMMIQITALAKQTTQSADEVLSTAGELTDVSKKTAISAREISVATEEIASGASSLAVEAERGSDLTGNINHQMKSVMDATGHMVESAGEVEKASQQGTAYMGLLIQKTGMTEEMTRSMVEKVDSLKLSTGSIVKILDVLNNLTKQTNILSLNATIEAARAGAAGKGFMVVADEIRKLADQSRQSIDVVGQITETIMTQIEETVTVLSDAYPLFQEQIGSVKEANQLFLTVQNQMGQFVQKLDSVTNSITMLDQSQAVLTEAMGNVSAVAQQSSATSEEVASLSTEQLSISNGLVNLSEKLDAVSRGLKESLSRFKID; this is translated from the coding sequence ATGAAGAAAACGGACAAACCTAAAAAAGTTAAAGAGAAACCGCAAAATATGAAAGCGCAATCAAAAGCGCAGGCGGTTACCGCACAAACAACGAAGCAAGTAACGCAGACTTTCACATCCATTTTCTCCAACCCGTTAAAGTCGGTAGGTACAAAGCTGTTCCTGATTATATTCGTCAGTATTATTGCGTGCGTATTGGTTGTGGGTCAAATGGCCTACTCGAAGACGAAAACCATCGTTGAGGATAAAGTATCAAGCGCAAGCTTCGAGACGATTGTACAAGCTTCGGCGAACCTGGATATTATTCTGAAGACTTATGAGGATCTGTCCATGCAGATCATGATCGATAAAGAATTCCATAAGCTTGTTTCTACTCTGGAAGACAGTACGGAAGCTTTCGATTTGTTTGAAGCACAGAAGGATTTGGGAGAACGCCTGCAAAATGCGGTGATGAGCAACAAAGCCGTTATCGGTGCCTATTTGCTGCCGCTGGACGATAAACTTCCGACCATCACATACGGGACGGCCTCTGTTGCCGTAGCACCCGATCTGATGAAATCGGACTGGTTCGAGAAAACCAAAACTTCAAAAGGCGGCGTTAACTGGATTGAAACGCAGCCGACCGGTTTCGGCACAAAGGACAAGCTGCCGTCAATAGGTCTCAGCAGACAAATGAACAATACAACAACCAATGCGGCTTCTTATATCCTGTTGATTGAGCTCAACCTCGAGGATATCCAAGAGAAATACGAAGATATTTCGCTTGGCGAAGGCAGCAAAATTTATTTGGTAGACAGCGACAATAAGTACATTTCAGCCCCGGATAACAGCCTTATCGGCAAAGGCAATGTAGTAAAGCTGAATATTGATGAGGAAGGCTCGCTTAAAGAGAAGTCCACTGAAGGGGAAGAGGTTCTGTCCGTATTCAAGACGCTGGATACGGCAGGCTGGAGACTGGTAGGCACAATACCGGTTAACGAGCTTGTGAAAGATGCCGGCGTTATCAACAAGATGACTTGGCTGATAGCCTTGGTTGCGATGTTTATCGCAATTGCTATCGGCATGCTGGTTATCCGCACCATCGCAATGCCGCTAATGGCGATGCGCAATCTGATGAACGAAGGCGAACGCGGCAATTTGACGGTTCGATCGAATATAACGAAGCGCAAGGATGAGATCGGTCAGCTTGGCGAGAGCTTTAACAAAATGATGATTCAGATTACGGCGCTTGCCAAACAAACCACACAGTCCGCTGATGAAGTATTGTCTACAGCCGGCGAGCTGACCGATGTGTCGAAGAAGACGGCCATCTCGGCAAGAGAGATTTCCGTTGCAACGGAAGAGATCGCAAGCGGCGCATCCAGCCTCGCTGTTGAGGCGGAAAGAGGCAGCGATCTGACAGGTAATATCAATCATCAAATGAAGTCGGTTATGGATGCAACCGGCCATATGGTTGAATCTGCCGGCGAAGTGGAGAAGGCCAGCCAGCAAGGTACAGCGTATATGGGTCTTCTTATTCAGAAGACGGGCATGACGGAAGAAATGACCCGTTCCATGGTAGAAAAGGTAGATAGTCTTAAGCTTAGCACTGGGTCCATCGTTAAGATTCTAGACGTACTCAACAATCTGACCAAGCAAACGAACATCCTGTCGCTGAACGCAACTATTGAAGCGGCACGTGCCGGAGCGGCAGGCAAAGGTTTTATGGTCGTAGCCGACGAGATCCGCAAGCTGGCGGATCAATCCCGTCAATCCATTGATGTCGTAGGCCAGATTACGGAGACGATCATGACGCAGATCGAAGAGACGGTTACGGTATTGTCGGATGCGTATCCGCTGTTCCAAGAACAGATTGGTTCGGTTAAAGAAGCGAATCAGCTCTTCCTCACCGTACAGAACCAGATGGGGCAATTCGTACAGAAGCTGGATTCGGTAACGAATTCGATCACCATGCTGGATCAATCGCAAGCAGTGTTAACGGAAGCGATGGGGAATGTAAGCGCCGTTGCGCAGCAGTCATCAGCTACTTCGGAAGAAGTAGCGTCGCTTAGCACCGAGCAGCTTAGCATCAGCAACGGGCTGGTTAACCTGTCCGAGAAGCTGGATGCCGTATCCCGCGGACTTAAAGAATCGTTGTCCCGTTTCAAAATCGATTAA
- the mltG gene encoding endolytic transglycosylase MltG: protein MQSRQQHSKSGPSAGRIAMWVILSLLALLIIGAGSVFLYVWNGLKPTAPGEPVRIEIAKGASAFTVSDTLEEHGIIKNSFLFKYYLKAKNEGSHFQAGVYDLSPGMENDEIIAKLNSGDTVAESMIRFTIPEGFTLLQIADKLSEEKLIDKHKFLTLADSAPGWEGAEAVKSIPADDKLHHRLEGYLFPETYELKKGSTEEDILKRMMAELDTKLDTLPEGWSDVLAERKLTLHQLLTIASLIEREVVVDEERPVVAGVIYNRLAKGMPLQIDATVQYLLDKPKERLYEKDLQIDSPYNTYKIDGLPPGPIASPSLASIKAALYPEKNDYFYYVTKKDGSQTHLFAKTYKEHLKNIETSNKTAAK from the coding sequence GTGCAATCGAGACAGCAGCATTCAAAATCAGGACCCTCGGCAGGCCGTATTGCCATGTGGGTTATTTTATCGCTCCTCGCTCTCCTTATTATTGGAGCAGGGAGTGTCTTTTTGTATGTTTGGAACGGGTTAAAGCCGACAGCTCCTGGCGAACCTGTCCGAATTGAAATCGCAAAAGGCGCTTCGGCATTTACGGTATCCGATACGCTGGAAGAGCACGGCATTATCAAGAACTCTTTTTTGTTTAAATATTACTTGAAGGCGAAGAACGAAGGCTCGCATTTCCAAGCTGGTGTCTATGATCTAAGTCCGGGCATGGAAAATGATGAGATTATCGCTAAGCTGAACAGCGGGGATACCGTAGCCGAGTCCATGATCCGGTTCACGATTCCGGAAGGCTTTACATTGCTTCAGATTGCAGATAAGCTGTCGGAAGAAAAACTCATTGATAAGCATAAATTCCTCACGCTTGCGGATTCCGCCCCAGGCTGGGAAGGCGCGGAGGCCGTTAAATCGATCCCGGCTGACGACAAGCTTCACCACAGGCTGGAAGGGTACTTGTTCCCGGAAACCTACGAGTTGAAGAAGGGGAGTACGGAAGAGGATATCCTCAAGCGGATGATGGCTGAGCTGGATACGAAGCTGGACACTTTGCCCGAGGGCTGGTCGGATGTTCTTGCCGAGCGCAAGCTGACGCTCCATCAGCTGCTTACGATTGCCTCGCTGATCGAGAGAGAGGTTGTTGTGGATGAAGAGCGGCCGGTTGTGGCCGGCGTCATCTATAACCGTCTGGCGAAAGGAATGCCTCTTCAGATCGATGCGACCGTTCAGTATTTGCTGGATAAACCAAAGGAACGCTTATACGAGAAGGATTTGCAGATCGATAGTCCTTATAACACGTACAAGATTGACGGACTGCCGCCGGGACCGATTGCAAGCCCAAGCCTTGCTTCGATTAAAGCGGCCTTATATCCGGAGAAAAATGATTACTTCTATTACGTCACCAAAAAAGACGGCTCGCAGACTCATCTGTTTGCCAAAACGTATAAAGAGCATCTGAAAAATATCGAAACAAGCAATAAAACAGCTGCGAAATAG
- a CDS encoding DUF1292 domain-containing protein → MTSALFRFRKSGFGNVIELVSEHGSLDKFEIKAEFQLGPYVYAALQSPDMKKEQEVELFRVILTDNGEPQLETIEDDDEWELAAEAYDDLLFANDEMP, encoded by the coding sequence ATGACGAGCGCATTATTCCGGTTCCGCAAGAGCGGCTTCGGGAATGTAATCGAGCTGGTCTCTGAACATGGGAGTCTCGACAAATTCGAGATCAAGGCGGAGTTTCAGCTTGGCCCGTACGTTTATGCCGCTCTGCAGTCGCCTGACATGAAGAAAGAGCAGGAGGTTGAGCTGTTCCGCGTCATTCTGACCGATAACGGCGAACCCCAGCTTGAAACGATTGAGGACGATGATGAGTGGGAACTTGCGGCGGAAGCTTATGATGATCTTCTGTTCGCAAACGATGAAATGCCTTAA
- a CDS encoding DUF1292 domain-containing protein, with protein MTKDDLQFEEPEIIYIPDEDGNEEEFEVIMKFEVDGSDSKYMMVVPLASENDEEDEVYAFRYEEEGDDLKLYTIEDEEEWNMVEETFNTLLGEMEEN; from the coding sequence ATGACAAAGGATGACCTGCAGTTCGAAGAACCGGAAATTATTTATATTCCGGATGAAGACGGCAACGAAGAAGAATTCGAAGTCATCATGAAGTTTGAAGTGGATGGCTCTGATTCGAAATATATGATGGTTGTTCCGCTTGCAAGCGAAAATGACGAGGAAGATGAAGTATACGCTTTCCGTTATGAAGAAGAAGGCGACGACCTTAAGCTGTATACGATCGAAGACGAAGAAGAGTGGAACATGGTTGAAGAAACCTTCAACACGCTTCTCGGCGAGATGGAGGAAAATTAA
- the ruvX gene encoding Holliday junction resolvase RuvX, with translation MRTMGLDYGDRNIGVAVSDAFGWTAQGLETVHKRRDGGEMDRIAELVKEHEVTEIVVGLPKNMNNTIGPRGEISMAFAEQLQQTLNLPVHLWDERLTTVSAERTLLEADVSRKKRKLVIDKMAATLILQNYLDSKTKR, from the coding sequence ATGAGGACAATGGGTTTGGATTACGGTGACCGCAACATCGGAGTTGCGGTCAGCGACGCGTTCGGCTGGACCGCGCAGGGACTGGAAACCGTTCACAAGCGCAGGGACGGCGGCGAAATGGATCGGATTGCCGAGCTGGTGAAAGAGCATGAAGTAACGGAAATCGTTGTGGGACTGCCGAAAAATATGAATAATACGATTGGCCCCCGCGGCGAGATAAGTATGGCATTCGCAGAGCAGCTTCAGCAAACACTAAACTTGCCTGTTCACCTTTGGGATGAACGGCTGACAACGGTATCCGCCGAGCGGACTTTGCTAGAGGCGGATGTTAGCCGGAAGAAGCGAAAGCTAGTAATAGACAAAATGGCGGCAACGCTTATTTTGCAAAATTATCTCGATTCTAAAACGAAAAGGTGA
- a CDS encoding IreB family regulatory phosphoprotein: protein MNSMDNTMKFNVKAEGESSSQDILLTVHEALLEKEYNPINQIVGYLLSGDPAYIPRHNNARSLIRKKERDELIEELVRFYLNNKK, encoded by the coding sequence ATGAATTCCATGGACAACACGATGAAGTTTAATGTGAAGGCGGAAGGCGAATCTTCCTCACAAGACATTTTGCTTACGGTGCATGAGGCGCTTCTGGAGAAAGAGTATAATCCGATCAATCAGATTGTTGGGTATTTGCTGTCCGGAGATCCCGCCTACATTCCACGGCATAACAACGCTAGAAGCTTAATTCGCAAGAAAGAACGTGATGAACTCATTGAAGAGCTTGTCCGGTTTTATCTGAACAACAAGAAATGA